In Pirellulales bacterium, the following proteins share a genomic window:
- a CDS encoding dynamin family protein translates to MLSVEISNPPPFGKFLARAALSIGSLGQEFAADRVRLNALGERLRTARCHLAVLGQFKRGKSTLINALVGESILPSAVVPATSIPTFVHGSKQLSARVLFDGKPEERFAASNFAELAEFLARFVTEMANPHNRLGVRQVEAACPAPILRDGLELIDTPGIGSTYRHNTEATFNFLPQCDAALFVVSADPPITEVEIDFLKIARRKLARLFFILNKADYLEGNDRQAAVEFLRQVLCEQAGFESPPQIFCTSAREGLAARRNNDSAAWQRSGMADIEHLIVDFLVEEKCDVLTRAVSRQTDEVLTDVQRRLALAIRSLQMPVDELRERVHQFEQRLTKIEEKRILVAEQLKRDEMRIANVVKSYAGRLLPASLTFFERIVRASQERDGAGWTEESARDTIAAAVPDFFEREFSAVYDSCEEQLKDALSAQSHVTNQLFAAVHGLVGEVFEVAEESSQSGREPVKIDRPFWRTHKWTIKFAAIPEAWIDRLFPRRLRQSRIRRRIMEQVEYLVTRNIGYLQWSVLEYLDKGVQEFRDALDRRIQGAVEATRGVLDTASRRRLVDSVKVAPEIDRLKEALATVQSLRECIVHR, encoded by the coding sequence ATGCTCTCGGTTGAAATCAGCAATCCGCCGCCGTTTGGCAAATTCTTGGCGCGCGCCGCCCTGTCAATCGGCAGTCTGGGCCAGGAATTCGCCGCCGACCGTGTCCGGCTCAACGCACTCGGCGAGCGGTTGCGCACGGCTCGTTGTCATCTGGCCGTTCTCGGCCAATTCAAGCGTGGCAAGAGCACGCTGATTAACGCCCTGGTCGGCGAATCGATTCTGCCCTCGGCTGTGGTGCCGGCCACGTCGATTCCGACCTTCGTGCATGGCAGCAAGCAGCTTTCGGCGCGAGTCTTGTTTGACGGTAAACCCGAGGAACGATTCGCCGCCTCAAACTTCGCTGAATTAGCCGAATTCCTGGCGCGTTTCGTCACGGAGATGGCCAATCCGCACAACCGGTTAGGCGTTCGGCAAGTCGAGGCCGCTTGCCCGGCGCCGATTCTGCGCGACGGACTGGAGTTGATCGACACGCCGGGCATCGGCTCGACGTATCGCCACAACACGGAAGCAACGTTCAACTTCCTGCCGCAGTGCGACGCGGCTCTGTTTGTGGTGTCTGCCGATCCGCCAATCACGGAAGTGGAAATCGATTTTCTCAAAATCGCTCGCCGCAAGCTAGCGAGACTGTTTTTCATCCTGAATAAGGCGGATTATCTCGAAGGGAATGATCGCCAGGCGGCCGTTGAGTTTCTTCGCCAGGTGCTCTGTGAACAAGCCGGCTTTGAATCGCCACCACAGATCTTTTGCACCTCGGCTCGCGAGGGGCTAGCCGCCCGCCGCAATAACGATTCCGCCGCTTGGCAGCGCAGCGGCATGGCAGATATCGAGCACCTTATTGTCGATTTTCTCGTTGAGGAGAAATGTGACGTGCTAACTCGTGCGGTCTCCAGGCAAACCGACGAAGTTCTCACCGACGTGCAGCGACGCTTGGCGCTCGCCATACGCAGCTTGCAGATGCCCGTGGACGAGCTTCGAGAACGGGTGCATCAGTTCGAGCAACGCCTGACGAAGATCGAGGAAAAGCGAATCCTTGTGGCCGAACAACTCAAGCGAGACGAAATGCGAATCGCCAACGTTGTCAAGAGCTACGCCGGCCGACTGCTGCCCGCAAGCCTGACATTTTTTGAAAGGATTGTGCGTGCATCTCAGGAACGTGATGGTGCTGGATGGACTGAAGAATCGGCCCGCGACACGATCGCGGCGGCAGTCCCTGATTTTTTCGAACGAGAATTCAGCGCGGTCTATGATTCGTGCGAAGAGCAGTTGAAAGACGCCCTGTCGGCCCAATCTCACGTCACGAATCAGCTCTTCGCCGCGGTTCACGGATTGGTTGGCGAAGTGTTCGAAGTGGCTGAGGAGTCCTCGCAGTCTGGCAGAGAACCGGTGAAGATCGATCGGCCATTCTGGCGGACTCACAAATGGACGATTAAGTTTGCGGCGATTCCCGAGGCGTGGATCGATCGCCTTTTTCCGCGGCGACTGCGTCAATCCCGTATTCGCCGGCGGATAATGGAGCAAGTCGAATATCTGGTAACTCGCAACATCGGATATCTGCAATGGAGCGTGCTGGAATACTTGGATAAAGGCGTCCAGGAATTCCGCGATGCGCTGGATCGTCGCATTCAAGGCGCGGTTGAGGCTACCCGCGGTGTGCTTGACACGGCTAGCCGACGGCGGCTGGTCGATTCAGTTAAGGTTGCGCCGGAGATTGACCGCCTCAAGGAAGCTCTGGCAACGGTTCAATCGCTCCGCGAATGCATCGTCCATCGTTAA